In one Nicotiana tomentosiformis chromosome 6, ASM39032v3, whole genome shotgun sequence genomic region, the following are encoded:
- the LOC138894332 gene encoding uncharacterized mitochondrial protein AtMg00810-like, which produces MLSAITVRRVGILGRDNVLHDGIVLNHKKFTFDLLQEYVCLEVHSVVSPLELNQKLKVDVGDLLPNPEKYRILTPRLPHMIFSLHLLRYLKGTPDFGLFCSNSADFSLKAYSNSDWAACPDTRKSVSSLCIFLGDSLVGWKSKKQPVISLFSAEADYRVVSKVVAELV; this is translated from the exons atgttaagcgccatcacggtccggaggGTGGGAATTCTTGGTCGTGACAATGTGTTACATGATGGTATTGTCTTGAATCATAAGAAGTTCACTTTTGATTTACTCCAAGAATATGTTTGCTTGGAAGTTCATTCTGTTGTCAGCCCATTGGAATTGAATCAGAAACTTAAAGTTGATGTTGGGGATCTCTTACCTAATCCTGAGAAATACAGAATCCTT ACTCCCAGGCTTCCTCACATGATTTTTTCTCTTCATTTGCTTAGATATCTCAAGGGTACTCCTGACTTTGGTCTCTTTTGCTCTAACTCTGCTGATTTTTCTCTCAAGGCTTACTCTAACAGTGATTGGGCAGCTTGCCCCGACACTCGCAAATCTGTATCTAGCCTTTGCATCTTCTTGGGTGATAGTCTTGTTGGCTGGAAGTCGAAGAAACAACCTGTGATTTCTCTTTTTTCAGCTGAAGCTGACTATAGAGTTGTTAGTAAAGTTGTTGCTGAATTGGTTTGA